The Sphingobacteriales bacterium nucleotide sequence TGCTTTTTACGCATCTAATTCTCCTGCAATTACATTCATACTACTCATGGTAAGTATGGCATCACTTAGCATACCACCTTTTATCATTTCTGTATATGCTTGGTAGTATATAAAGCATGGCCTCCTGATGTGAAAACGATAAGGTGTTCTTCCACCATCAGAAATAATATAGTAACCAAGTTCTCCGTTTCCACCTTCTACGCTATGGTAAACTTCGCCTTTAGGTATATTCATTTCGCCCATTACAATTTTGAAATGATAGATTAAAGCTTCCATTTTACTATATACATCAGTTTTTGGTGGTAAGAAAAACTCTGGTAAATCTGCATGCACAGCACCATCTGGTAGGTTTTTTATGGCTTGTTCTATGATAGAATAGCTTTGCCACATTTCTTCCATACGCACCATGTATCTGTCATATGTATCGCCTGATGTGCCTACTGGAATATCAAATTTAAAATCTTCATATGAAGAATATGGATTGGCTACACGTACATCATAATCAACACCAGCTGCTCTTAGATTTGGTCCTGTAAAGCCATAATCTAAAGCCATTTCTGCTGAAATTGAACCTACACCAATTGTTCTATCCATGAAAATTCTATTTCTATCTACTAGTTTTTGAAATTCTTTTAGATGTTTTGGAAATTCTTTAATAAAAGTGTGAATTCGATTCCAAGTTTCATCAGAAAAGTCTTGTGCTAATCCACCAATTCTTCCAAGATTTGTTGTAAGTCTTGCACCACAGATTGATTCAAAAATTTCGTATATTTTTTCTCTTGATTGAAATAAATGTAAAAAGCCAGTCATGGCACCAGTATCTACAGCAATTACAGTGTCACACACAATATGGTCTGCAATACGTGATAGCTCCATAATAATTACACGTAAGTATTGTGCTTTTTTTGGTATTTCTGCTTTGATTAATTTTTCTACAGTCATAAACCAGCCTAAATTATTGATAGGTGATGAGCAATAGTTTAGTCTGTCTGTTATTGTATTGATTTGATTGTATGGTCTACGTTCTCCAAGTTTTTCGAAAGCTCTGTGTATGTATCCTATTGTTGGTACAGCATCAATGATTCTTTCGCCATCTAGTGTAAGAATATTTTGAAAAATTCCGTGTGTTGCTGGATGTGTTGGTCCTAAATTTAATTTAGTATAATTGTGTTTTTCTTCTTTTATGGTATTGTCGATATCGTAATTCATATTCTTAAATAATTATTTTATCTTCCAAACATTTTATCATCCTTGTCATCGCGTTGTAAGTCTTCGAGTGGATATTCTTTACGCAAAGGAAAATAGTTCATTTCGTCCATATTTAATATTCTACATAAATTTGGATGTCCAACAAAATTAAATCCAAAGAAATCGTATTCTTGTCTTTCCATCCAATTTGCAGTTTTCCATAAGTCCGTAACTGTTTGTATGTTTAAATCAGATTTTGGCATAAATGCTTTAATTCTAATTCTCCAATTTTTAGGCATATTATGTAATTGGTACATAATGCCAAATTCTTGCTCGTAAGAATTGTCTGGAAAATGTGTACCACACATGGTAGTTAAAAAATGAAAGTTTAATTCCGTATCTGTTCTTAATAATTGTAATACGTTTTTTAGATATTCTTTTTTTATTATAATATTAGAAAAGTCGTATGCTTGCTCAGTAGCAATAATGGCATCAGGAAGTGAGTTGTTTATTTTTTGTTGTATTAGTTCTATCATAATCGAATATTATTCTATTCCATATTTTGCTAACATGTCTTTGTATTCTTGTGTATCTCTTCTTCTTATAGATTCAGATTCTGCAATTTTTTGTATTTGTAAGATGCCATCTAGTACTTGTTCTGGACGTGGTGGGCAACCTGAAATGTACACATCGACTGGAATAATTCTATCAATGCCTTGTAATACACTGTATGTATCGAAAATGCCTCCACTGCTTGCACACGCCCATGCATAATACCCATTTTGGTTCTGCCATCTGCTCATATACTTGTCTAAGTACTGGTGCTAATTTCTTAGAAATTGTTCCCATTACCATCAATAAATCTGCTTGACGTGGTGAGAAAGAAAGTCTTTCTGAACCAAATCTTGATAAATCGTAGGTTGAAGCCATTGTTGCCATAAATTCTATACCACAACAAGAAGTTGCAAATGGTAATGGCCAAAGTGAATTTTTTCTTGCCATACCTACAACTTTATCTAATTGTGTGGCAAAGAAACCTTCACCTTCTAACCCAACTGGTTTGTGTGTGATGTCTATGTCTACTGAAGTTGAACTCATTTTAAATTGTTTAATTTATTCTATATGATGAAGAAATTAAATTTATTCCCATTTTAAAGCACCTTTTTTGTAAATGTA carries:
- a CDS encoding NADH-quinone oxidoreductase subunit D gives rise to the protein MNYDIDNTIKEEKHNYTKLNLGPTHPATHGIFQNILTLDGERIIDAVPTIGYIHRAFEKLGERRPYNQINTITDRLNYCSSPINNLGWFMTVEKLIKAEIPKKAQYLRVIIMELSRIADHIVCDTVIAVDTGAMTGFLHLFQSREKIYEIFESICGARLTTNLGRIGGLAQDFSDETWNRIHTFIKEFPKHLKEFQKLVDRNRIFMDRTIGVGSISAEMALDYGFTGPNLRAAGVDYDVRVANPYSSYEDFKFDIPVGTSGDTYDRYMVRMEEMWQSYSIIEQAIKNLPDGAVHADLPEFFLPPKTDVYSKMEALIYHFKIVMGEMNIPKGEVYHSVEGGNGELGYYIISDGGRTPYRFHIRRPCFIYYQAYTEMIKGGMLSDAILTMSSMNVIAGELDA
- a CDS encoding NADH-quinone oxidoreductase subunit C; this encodes MIELIQQKINNSLPDAIIATEQAYDFSNIIIKKEYLKNVLQLLRTDTELNFHFLTTMCGTHFPDNSYEQEFGIMYQLHNMPKNWRIRIKAFMPKSDLNIQTVTDLWKTANWMERQEYDFFGFNFVGHPNLCRILNMDEMNYFPLRKEYPLEDLQRDDKDDKMFGR